One region of Rhodothermus profundi genomic DNA includes:
- the rmuC gene encoding DNA recombination protein RmuC yields the protein MELLIFTGIGLGTGALLTWWLLHQQTVALRRQVAEQEQLLREAAACQAEAAVHVEQARALQQRCEALVQENAALRAQIARLEEALKAGTEKIVWLEQAEQRLREAFQALAGEMLRENSGELLRHTRETLEVLLNQVRSDWDIQKAEFKGLVQPLDETLKSLGEQIRLLEQKREKAYGALEQHLRQLFEAHQALQQQTQQLTSALRSGTQQRGRWAEFQLQRLVELAGMQQHVDFKLQVRGETGRPDLVVYLPGGGCVVVDAKAPMTDYFQALDSQDAAKRQKLFRQHARSIRQHIQQLAGRAYWHQFENAPDFTVMFIPTDACLHAAFEADPDLLEYAYEQRVALATPTTLLALLKAIAFGWQQHQMAENARQIARESETLLHRLDKFAEHLQQLGHRLGLAVETYNRAVGSFSSRLLPAVRRLRTLQGRSDEVEELLPVDRQIRPVLVGRNKD from the coding sequence ATGGAGCTGCTTATTTTTACCGGGATAGGTCTGGGGACCGGTGCTCTACTGACCTGGTGGTTGCTGCACCAGCAAACGGTAGCTTTACGACGGCAGGTTGCTGAACAGGAACAGCTGCTGCGTGAGGCAGCGGCTTGTCAGGCCGAAGCGGCCGTACATGTGGAGCAGGCACGCGCCCTTCAGCAACGCTGCGAGGCGCTCGTGCAGGAGAATGCGGCGCTGCGCGCGCAGATAGCTCGACTGGAAGAGGCGCTAAAGGCAGGCACGGAAAAAATCGTCTGGCTGGAGCAGGCCGAGCAGCGTCTGCGCGAGGCCTTTCAGGCGCTGGCCGGGGAGATGCTCCGGGAAAACAGCGGCGAGCTACTTCGGCATACGCGCGAAACCCTTGAAGTACTCTTGAACCAGGTTCGGAGTGACTGGGATATTCAAAAAGCAGAATTCAAAGGACTGGTACAACCGCTGGACGAAACCCTAAAGTCGCTGGGGGAGCAGATACGGCTCCTGGAGCAGAAACGCGAAAAGGCGTACGGTGCCCTTGAGCAACACCTCCGGCAGCTCTTTGAGGCCCATCAGGCATTGCAGCAGCAAACGCAGCAACTTACCAGTGCGCTTCGCTCTGGCACCCAGCAACGGGGACGCTGGGCGGAATTTCAGTTGCAGCGTCTGGTTGAGCTGGCCGGCATGCAGCAGCATGTAGACTTCAAGCTGCAGGTGCGTGGCGAAACGGGACGGCCCGATCTGGTTGTCTATCTACCAGGAGGAGGCTGTGTGGTGGTTGATGCCAAGGCACCGATGACCGATTACTTCCAGGCACTGGACTCCCAGGATGCAGCGAAACGTCAAAAACTGTTTCGCCAGCATGCCCGAAGCATTCGCCAGCACATTCAGCAACTGGCCGGACGGGCCTACTGGCATCAGTTTGAAAACGCTCCTGATTTTACGGTAATGTTCATACCTACCGATGCCTGTTTGCATGCCGCATTTGAAGCAGACCCAGACTTGCTGGAGTATGCCTATGAACAGCGTGTTGCTCTGGCAACTCCTACTACGTTATTGGCCTTACTGAAGGCCATTGCTTTCGGGTGGCAACAGCATCAGATGGCTGAAAATGCTCGTCAAATTGCTCGTGAGAGCGAAACATTACTCCATCGTCTGGACAAGTTTGCGGAGCATTTGCAACAGCTTGGTCATCGGCTTGGGCTGGCTGTCGAGACATACAACAGAGCTGTTGGTTCATTTAGCAGCCGCCTCCTCCCGGCAGTCCGTCGGCTTCGCACCCTCCAGGGGCGATCGGATGAGGTGGAAGAACTCCTTCCAGTCGACCGTCAGATACGTCCGGTTCTAGTTGGCCGAAATAAGGATTAG
- a CDS encoding tetratricopeptide repeat protein: METIFIERLGMLLLGDFPPGTKEFLELPHDQYEQARSFVEQHRPLVQQDDLFARQWGWKLYHRLKQCVSEIRARRRAFDRLPNRLARQIAEVFEEYEQLHRLHRADLLQSLMLLQACQLYVPWKRALQFFYRVKAFDTLRPEDRKPYIRASRVFPSLELRLVRYVAKTLAKLPPRALPPVLVQWALVHLQETLPRLPEEELWPRYHLACIWLRQGRTAEARPLLAPVLRAHRKKSWIWEKVAQSNLPDRPLHALTAWTQALRCARHEHPVVRFRLHVTLARLLAQQKRYDEAASQLQAARMLEGDVRHPGSVYAQLVESSWFQERAEHSNLPGEPSLQIDPDVLLSEHLSVQESLGIVVHHDLKRHRTFIRLTPTRTCTASHEAFPQVVELALGTPVWLKRQGRRVLALEVRSEEQLPELVRSFQGRYQPVKGKGFAFVRMETGERIFIPPAIAGQLKLRSGARVQGIAERTMDLKKRRLSWSALTVEPLS, from the coding sequence ATGGAGACAATCTTTATCGAACGATTAGGAATGCTCTTGCTCGGAGATTTTCCTCCGGGTACGAAAGAGTTTCTAGAGCTTCCTCATGATCAATACGAACAGGCCCGGTCTTTTGTCGAGCAACATCGCCCGCTGGTACAACAGGATGATCTGTTCGCCCGGCAGTGGGGCTGGAAGTTATACCATCGGTTGAAGCAGTGCGTCTCAGAGATCAGAGCCCGAAGGAGAGCATTCGATCGATTACCGAATCGTCTGGCACGCCAGATTGCAGAGGTATTCGAAGAGTACGAACAACTTCACCGGTTGCACCGGGCTGATCTGCTACAGAGCCTTATGCTGCTTCAGGCGTGCCAGCTCTATGTGCCGTGGAAGCGGGCACTGCAGTTTTTCTACCGTGTAAAGGCGTTCGATACACTACGCCCCGAGGATCGAAAGCCATACATAAGGGCGAGTCGAGTTTTTCCGTCGCTGGAGCTCCGGCTCGTACGATACGTTGCCAAAACGCTGGCCAAATTGCCGCCCAGAGCTTTACCACCTGTCTTGGTTCAATGGGCACTGGTCCACCTTCAGGAAACACTGCCCCGCCTGCCTGAGGAAGAGCTATGGCCAAGGTATCACTTGGCCTGTATCTGGTTACGCCAAGGCCGAACTGCCGAGGCGCGTCCCCTCCTGGCACCGGTGCTGCGAGCCCATCGAAAGAAAAGCTGGATCTGGGAGAAAGTTGCGCAATCTAACCTTCCGGATCGTCCGTTGCATGCCCTGACAGCGTGGACTCAGGCGCTGCGCTGCGCGCGCCACGAACATCCGGTAGTGCGTTTTCGGCTGCATGTGACCCTGGCCCGTTTACTGGCCCAGCAGAAACGCTACGATGAAGCTGCCTCTCAACTCCAGGCCGCCCGAATGCTGGAGGGCGACGTGCGGCATCCCGGTTCTGTGTATGCGCAATTGGTAGAAAGCAGCTGGTTTCAGGAACGCGCTGAGCACAGCAACTTGCCTGGCGAACCATCGCTCCAAATCGATCCTGATGTGCTTCTTTCAGAACATCTATCCGTGCAGGAGAGCCTGGGTATCGTTGTACATCATGATTTAAAGAGACACCGTACCTTCATACGCCTCACGCCAACGCGCACGTGCACCGCTTCCCATGAGGCCTTCCCTCAGGTTGTCGAGCTGGCGCTGGGCACACCTGTGTGGTTAAAGAGACAGGGACGTCGCGTGCTGGCCCTGGAAGTTCGGTCCGAAGAGCAGCTGCCGGAGCTGGTCCGATCGTTTCAGGGACGCTATCAGCCGGTCAAAGGGAAAGGATTTGCGTTTGTCAGGATGGAAACCGGGGAGAGGATTTTCATTCCTCCTGCGATAGCAGGACAGCTGAAGCTACGTTCAGGCGCTCGGGTTCAGGGCATTGCCGAACGCACGATGGATCTCAAGAAGCGACGTCTGAGCTGGTCAGCGCTCACAGTGGAACCCCTGTCCTGA
- a CDS encoding single-stranded DNA-binding protein, translated as MVRWRNTVMGQEHLQRTVNQVILLGRLAVLPERMSEEKGLPVCRMQLVTEEWTHDAAGALTTRTEHHVLQAEGALADFCLQRLVPGQQLYIEGVLRRNEQAAHGQPWPVVVHVQKLLVASWKTDIEAEDREPQ; from the coding sequence GTGGTTCGGTGGAGGAATACGGTGATGGGGCAGGAGCATCTGCAACGAACAGTCAATCAGGTAATTTTGCTGGGGCGTCTGGCAGTACTGCCTGAGCGGATGTCCGAGGAGAAGGGCCTTCCGGTCTGCCGAATGCAGTTGGTCACCGAGGAGTGGACGCATGACGCAGCCGGCGCGTTGACTACGCGAACCGAGCATCATGTGCTGCAGGCTGAGGGGGCTCTGGCCGACTTCTGTCTGCAGCGGCTTGTGCCAGGGCAGCAATTGTACATTGAAGGGGTGCTCCGGCGCAACGAACAGGCTGCTCATGGACAACCCTGGCCGGTGGTAGTGCACGTGCAGAAGCTGCTGGTGGCTTCGTGGAAAACGGATATTGAGGCTGAAGACAGGGAACCTCAATAG
- a CDS encoding J domain-containing protein, whose amino-acid sequence MKKDFKSTFGEIDAAEAENIRSVFRALGERVDHALSKLRIYKQEDKRAQLFGSIAGAAAALLTGGLGLGDLIIYPVVSSATRAALGPEETDMKRIYHKLSEALEKRAAMIVHFPDVVLSGEERDVIFRDLLLLYYVKKKPRSKLLEQIDNELAPKNMKLHILLDKLIHYIGNPDAREIDDLVFFCLFYYGLVNHKLYLSLREGREELELQLAWVLGQMDTMVTIFEAVEKQLIARHAATLELREPFTPEQVRQNYRRLMKACHPDRFPEATAEMKRQLEEKTRQLNEAYQFFRERLGF is encoded by the coding sequence ATGAAAAAAGACTTCAAATCGACCTTCGGGGAAATCGACGCTGCAGAAGCCGAAAACATCCGCAGCGTCTTCAGAGCCCTGGGAGAGCGGGTGGACCACGCTCTGAGCAAACTCCGGATATACAAGCAGGAAGACAAAAGAGCTCAGCTCTTCGGCAGTATCGCAGGAGCTGCGGCTGCATTGCTAACCGGCGGACTGGGCCTTGGAGATTTGATCATCTATCCAGTAGTCTCTTCAGCTACCCGTGCAGCTCTAGGACCTGAAGAAACAGACATGAAACGCATCTATCACAAACTTTCTGAGGCTCTGGAAAAGCGCGCAGCCATGATTGTGCATTTTCCGGATGTAGTATTGTCTGGAGAAGAAAGAGATGTAATTTTTAGAGATTTATTATTGCTATATTATGTAAAAAAGAAGCCTCGCAGTAAATTACTTGAACAGATAGATAATGAATTAGCTCCAAAGAATATGAAGCTTCATATTTTATTGGATAAACTTATCCATTATATTGGAAATCCTGACGCTCGCGAAATAGACGATCTGGTGTTTTTCTGTCTGTTCTACTACGGACTAGTAAACCACAAACTTTATCTTTCGCTTCGGGAGGGGCGAGAAGAACTGGAGCTCCAGCTTGCCTGGGTACTGGGCCAGATGGATACGATGGTTACTATCTTCGAGGCGGTTGAAAAACAACTCATAGCCCGGCACGCGGCTACGCTGGAACTGCGCGAACCTTTTACGCCAGAGCAGGTGCGTCAGAACTATCGGCGCTTGATGAAAGCATGCCATCCCGACCGTTTTCCAGAAGCCACTGCGGAGATGAAACGACAGCTTGAAGAAAAAACACGCCAGCTTAACGAGGCCTATCAGTTCTTTCGGGAACGATTAGGCTTTTAG
- a CDS encoding ATP-dependent DNA helicase, translated as MDKLSHEQHRALHAILKWLNDPDAAPVFILTGSAGTGKTTLLRYLVTQLSRQRIGVQLAAPTGRAARLLSALVQQPARTLHSLIYVLDRAQLLTPASGSSDAPPADPLGLRLHFQLRAANPDVRLIVVDEASMVGDIAGASELYRFGSGRLLYDLLCYTRLVPRRQDPAIRLLFVGDPAQLPPVGQSFSPALSPRYLRRRFALEAQTAHLRTVYRQQAGHPILDIATQLRDALVARRFNTFQIPAHPPSIRSISLAEALEAVAQSYRQQETVVLLCRTNALAHKLNAAIRQHLWGRDHLPLQVGDLLLVNRNAPSYNLFNGDLMRVVEVASRVEHRRIGRRGRPAVDLYFRDVVLVPHDANPSSSRIPCKILENLLESPDGQLSPDLIQALLIDFQQRHPDLRPRTQAYWLELLRDPYFNALHVRYGYALTVHKAQGGEWHRAVVLFEDWPQYRHAEFFRWAYTAVTRAQEELWVVGAPRFDAYTQLQWVPTAASPMPAEEVTLATDQAITFALPVLQEYHQRLQQALTQTGIQIGQVEPLPYSVRYYLHQGDRTARVQYYHRANGTVSQIVTLGGDDDPALARQALAIFRQVLLAPDPTDSEALPADPFLQAFLERARQCLEGTGIQLLRWEQLPYALRLHFRQEAEQVTIDFYYNRRQEWTTARPVGRLTAPALFERIRTLLQPDI; from the coding sequence ATGGACAAACTCTCACACGAACAACACCGAGCGCTCCACGCCATCCTGAAATGGCTGAATGATCCTGACGCCGCGCCAGTTTTCATCCTGACCGGCAGTGCAGGCACTGGGAAAACAACCTTGCTGCGCTATCTGGTGACGCAGCTTAGCCGGCAGCGCATCGGAGTGCAACTGGCGGCGCCTACGGGCCGGGCGGCCCGCCTGCTCTCCGCGCTCGTGCAGCAACCTGCACGCACCCTCCACAGCCTCATCTATGTGCTGGATCGCGCCCAGCTGCTCACTCCAGCCTCGGGGTCGAGCGACGCCCCGCCTGCGGATCCCCTGGGCCTGCGCCTGCACTTTCAACTGCGCGCTGCCAACCCAGATGTTCGCCTGATCGTGGTGGACGAAGCATCCATGGTGGGCGACATCGCAGGTGCCTCCGAGCTGTACCGTTTTGGATCAGGGCGGTTGCTCTATGATCTGCTGTGCTACACCCGGTTGGTTCCGCGGCGGCAGGACCCTGCTATTCGCCTGCTCTTTGTGGGCGATCCGGCCCAATTGCCACCGGTCGGCCAGTCTTTCTCGCCCGCCCTTTCGCCGCGCTACCTGCGCCGCCGGTTTGCCCTGGAAGCACAAACGGCGCATTTGCGGACGGTGTACCGCCAGCAGGCCGGACACCCTATTCTTGACATAGCGACGCAGCTTCGTGATGCACTGGTCGCACGGCGCTTTAACACCTTCCAGATTCCCGCGCACCCGCCGAGCATTCGATCGATCTCTCTGGCCGAAGCCCTTGAGGCCGTTGCTCAGAGCTATCGCCAGCAGGAAACCGTGGTTTTGCTGTGCCGCACCAACGCGCTGGCTCATAAGCTCAACGCAGCCATTCGCCAGCACCTATGGGGCCGGGACCACCTGCCACTGCAGGTAGGCGATCTGTTGCTTGTCAACCGCAACGCACCATCTTACAACCTTTTTAACGGGGATCTAATGCGCGTCGTGGAGGTGGCGTCCCGGGTAGAGCACCGCCGCATTGGCCGCCGGGGGCGCCCGGCTGTAGACCTGTACTTTCGCGACGTCGTGCTGGTCCCTCATGATGCGAATCCCTCATCATCCCGCATCCCGTGCAAAATACTTGAAAACCTGCTGGAAAGCCCGGACGGGCAGCTTTCGCCTGACCTGATCCAGGCCCTGCTGATCGACTTCCAGCAGCGCCATCCGGATCTGCGCCCCCGAACGCAAGCCTACTGGCTTGAATTGCTTCGGGATCCCTACTTTAATGCGCTGCACGTCCGCTATGGCTATGCGCTCACCGTGCACAAAGCGCAGGGTGGCGAATGGCACCGGGCGGTTGTCCTCTTTGAAGACTGGCCGCAATATCGACATGCTGAATTCTTTCGGTGGGCTTATACGGCCGTCACCCGAGCCCAGGAGGAATTATGGGTGGTTGGCGCGCCCCGGTTCGATGCTTACACGCAGCTGCAGTGGGTGCCCACTGCAGCCAGCCCCATGCCTGCTGAAGAGGTCACTCTGGCTACGGATCAGGCCATCACTTTTGCGCTTCCCGTACTTCAGGAATACCACCAGCGCCTTCAGCAAGCCCTGACACAGACAGGAATTCAGATCGGTCAGGTTGAACCCCTGCCCTACAGTGTACGGTATTACCTGCACCAGGGCGACCGAACCGCCCGCGTCCAGTATTACCACCGGGCCAATGGAACCGTCAGCCAGATCGTTACCTTAGGAGGCGATGACGATCCGGCACTGGCCCGGCAGGCGCTGGCGATTTTTCGGCAGGTGCTCCTTGCGCCTGACCCTACCGATTCGGAAGCCCTGCCCGCAGATCCGTTCCTCCAGGCGTTCCTGGAACGCGCCCGGCAATGCCTTGAGGGGACCGGTATTCAGCTCCTGCGCTGGGAGCAGTTGCCCTATGCCTTGCGCCTTCACTTTCGCCAGGAAGCCGAACAGGTAACCATCGATTTTTACTACAATCGCCGACAGGAATGGACTACCGCCCGGCCGGTGGGCCGCCTGACTGCTCCTGCGCTGTTTGAGCGCATACGGACGCTACTCCAGCCTGATATATGA
- the cas2 gene encoding CRISPR-associated endonuclease Cas2, whose product MRYWLVGYDIADMRRLQRVGRFMEDYGQRLQYSVFLCRLEPQEMQRMRRRLRRLLNLKEDRVFLLPLCRECFHRMEQLGRPLSLQIDQDYWIL is encoded by the coding sequence ATGAGATACTGGCTGGTTGGATACGACATCGCCGATATGCGTCGACTGCAGCGTGTCGGCCGCTTTATGGAGGATTATGGCCAGCGTCTGCAGTACAGCGTGTTTCTGTGTCGGTTAGAACCCCAGGAAATGCAACGCATGCGGCGCCGCTTGCGTCGCCTGCTGAACCTGAAGGAAGACCGCGTCTTTTTACTTCCCCTGTGTCGGGAGTGCTTTCATCGTATGGAGCAGCTGGGACGTCCGCTTTCGCTTCAGATTGACCAGGACTACTGGATTCTCTGA
- the cas1 gene encoding CRISPR-associated endonuclease Cas1 → MVRRDPVEGPVVALLRPVEAHVEKDEEILRLVLGALAELYEKARGEPVRWGEIQEQSPGRAVRIRIDETVRRSWQQLERQIRAVIQEGRIPEPRADDRCLRCPRQAVCVPFDASSEKEAQEACVQPPVRTARTLYVDEVGAVVRREGRQLLVTVSTNGQRAERLRLPALLIDQLVLVGPVQITTQALRLLLRTNTDIVYLSRSGRFEGRLAPEFHPHVALRLAQYAAYADPEKSLSLARRFVQAKLHGMATLLRRRRRHHARPLLQQVAGQILEDARRLSRAASIDVVMGIEGVATRRYFSVFEALLRRAKEEWPTFSGRKRRPPTDPVNATLSYVYTLLLSNLVTACAVAGLDPYIGFLHAPRYGRPALALDLMEGFRPAVADALVCQLFRQRRLQPTHFEKRPPGVYLNERGRAIVLRAWQQHRQRRVYHPVLHQKLSWVRYFEAEARLLARSLLDEQVDYEPSLLKP, encoded by the coding sequence ATGGTACGGCGGGACCCTGTCGAAGGACCGGTAGTGGCACTGCTCCGGCCCGTTGAAGCCCACGTGGAAAAGGACGAAGAGATACTTCGCCTCGTGCTGGGAGCTCTGGCGGAGCTATACGAAAAAGCCCGGGGAGAGCCGGTTCGCTGGGGAGAGATCCAAGAGCAATCGCCAGGGCGAGCAGTCCGGATACGGATTGACGAAACCGTGCGACGCAGCTGGCAGCAACTGGAGCGGCAGATTCGGGCGGTCATTCAGGAGGGCCGGATTCCCGAACCACGTGCCGATGATCGTTGTCTGCGGTGTCCCCGACAGGCGGTGTGCGTCCCCTTCGACGCGTCCTCCGAAAAAGAAGCACAGGAGGCCTGCGTTCAGCCACCTGTGCGGACCGCTCGTACGTTGTATGTAGATGAAGTGGGTGCGGTGGTGCGACGGGAAGGTCGCCAACTCCTGGTTACTGTCAGCACGAACGGCCAACGCGCGGAGCGCCTTCGGCTACCTGCGTTGCTGATCGATCAACTGGTGCTGGTGGGTCCCGTGCAGATCACTACCCAGGCCCTTCGACTCCTGCTGCGAACCAACACCGACATTGTCTATCTATCGCGGAGCGGCCGCTTCGAGGGACGCCTGGCACCAGAATTCCATCCGCATGTCGCTTTGCGGCTAGCCCAGTATGCGGCATATGCCGACCCGGAAAAATCGCTTTCGCTTGCCCGCAGGTTCGTTCAGGCCAAGCTGCACGGCATGGCCACGCTGCTTCGTCGCCGGCGACGTCACCATGCACGGCCGTTGCTTCAGCAGGTGGCTGGCCAGATCCTAGAAGATGCCCGCCGACTTTCGCGGGCCGCATCGATTGACGTGGTGATGGGCATTGAGGGCGTGGCCACCCGCCGCTATTTCAGTGTATTTGAAGCGCTACTCAGGCGGGCGAAGGAAGAGTGGCCTACGTTCTCCGGTCGGAAGCGTCGTCCACCAACTGATCCGGTCAATGCCACACTGAGCTATGTGTACACGCTGTTGCTGAGCAACCTGGTAACAGCGTGTGCGGTCGCCGGATTGGATCCGTACATCGGTTTTCTACATGCGCCACGCTACGGACGTCCGGCGCTGGCACTGGATCTGATGGAAGGATTTCGTCCGGCAGTTGCCGATGCGCTGGTGTGCCAGCTTTTTCGACAGAGACGGCTACAGCCCACTCACTTCGAGAAGCGGCCCCCGGGAGTTTATCTAAACGAACGAGGGCGCGCCATTGTGTTGAGAGCCTGGCAACAGCATCGACAGCGAAGGGTCTACCATCCAGTACTGCACCAGAAGCTAAGCTGGGTACGCTACTTCGAGGCTGAGGCGCGCCTCCTGGCTCGTTCTCTACTGGACGAGCAGGTCGATTATGAGCCCTCCCTTTTGAAGCCATGA
- the csx2 gene encoding TIGR02221 family CRISPR-associated protein, producing MKETLFLLLGSGDRYRTDAQARNYRRTVYFMANRPEKTVETPFVGEAILKLHPRRFRKVFILGTVDAMWDTLFLHATPAPTDGDDELYCKLYEYIEQRDEEAVRNLLPQVQHRVEAFLEHPCSLHLIPVGRSHEELWQTFRALTELSIPEGLLSLDITHGLRYQPFFLLLAMFFLSITRPGIRLGSLFYGAHELRGYFADRAPIFDLSPLLELMQWSLAARTFAENQEISELLRLMKNQINPGLAQELRDYAYQLQFNLLSDVRHRSRRLSQRLAHLEQQAEALPLPFRMILPTLRYTPDQLANARSDWEAMLQIARSHLRHDRLGLAVLAAYEAVVSRLGEIYQVDPSSRVANKGGLRNQQRLVDALLHPSVKKQLLPDLHDLVACVRSLRQLRNRIAHARTGKNEPPLRPEELRDQLSAVLAVLEQHLGDPALKRLPQIRPL from the coding sequence ATGAAAGAAACGCTGTTTTTACTTCTGGGCTCAGGTGATCGCTATCGGACAGACGCACAGGCGCGCAACTATCGTCGCACCGTGTACTTTATGGCCAACCGCCCTGAGAAAACCGTCGAGACACCTTTTGTGGGCGAAGCTATCCTGAAACTCCATCCCAGGCGCTTCCGGAAGGTTTTTATTCTGGGGACCGTCGATGCTATGTGGGATACCCTGTTTCTACACGCCACACCAGCCCCCACAGACGGGGACGATGAACTTTACTGTAAGCTATACGAATACATCGAACAGCGTGACGAAGAGGCAGTACGTAACCTGCTCCCTCAGGTGCAACATCGGGTTGAAGCATTTCTCGAACATCCCTGTTCGTTGCACCTCATCCCTGTGGGTCGTTCTCATGAAGAGCTGTGGCAGACCTTTCGGGCATTGACCGAGCTTTCTATTCCCGAGGGTCTCCTTTCTCTCGACATCACGCATGGCCTGCGCTATCAGCCGTTCTTTCTACTACTGGCCATGTTTTTTCTGAGTATAACCCGCCCAGGCATCCGCCTTGGATCGCTCTTCTATGGAGCACATGAACTGCGAGGCTACTTCGCAGACCGTGCTCCAATTTTCGATCTGTCCCCTCTGCTGGAGCTCATGCAGTGGAGTCTGGCTGCTCGCACGTTTGCCGAGAATCAGGAAATCTCTGAATTGCTTCGTTTAATGAAAAATCAGATTAATCCTGGTCTGGCCCAGGAATTACGGGATTATGCTTATCAGCTGCAGTTTAACCTGCTGTCAGACGTCCGTCATCGAAGCAGACGGTTATCGCAAAGATTAGCACATCTTGAACAACAGGCTGAAGCTCTTCCCCTCCCCTTCCGAATGATCCTCCCCACCTTGAGGTACACGCCGGACCAACTGGCCAATGCTCGGAGCGACTGGGAGGCCATGTTGCAAATTGCCCGCAGTCATCTACGCCACGATCGGCTTGGACTAGCCGTCCTTGCGGCTTATGAGGCGGTCGTCTCTCGCCTCGGCGAGATCTATCAGGTAGACCCAAGTAGCAGAGTAGCTAACAAAGGAGGGCTCCGCAACCAGCAACGACTCGTAGACGCTTTGCTCCATCCCTCAGTAAAGAAACAGTTGTTACCCGATTTGCACGACTTGGTGGCGTGCGTTCGTTCACTACGTCAGTTACGGAATCGCATAGCGCATGCAAGGACTGGAAAAAACGAACCGCCACTTCGTCCGGAAGAGCTGCGAGACCAACTTTCTGCCGTGCTGGCCGTTCTCGAACAGCATCTGGGCGATCCAGCGCTGAAGCGTCTTCCCCAGATACGTCCCCTATGA
- the cas6 gene encoding CRISPR system precrRNA processing endoribonuclease RAMP protein Cas6 produces the protein MTPAIPSGLDQLCWSVIQFDLDVCAPIDLGSMPAATIRGALGASLRRLVCITRLSDCTDCPFRWPCIYGYLFETPPPPGGQQLRKLQNVPRPYVVRRPKLHERQFVPGTTLQIELLLIGRARMYLPYLMLALQRLETQGIGRGRREGTGRFRLVLARALRPDGTYDVVYDRTCRQVLAEVPAWRPADLLSSGYPGEVMRLRTNTPLRLKAAGHLVRKLTFRILLRSILSRLSSLAAFHAETTLQLDFASLLRQAEAVRTREDRLQWFDGLQRYSKRQRTTMRLGGLVGEIIFEGISPELWAWLTLGAALHVGHGAVMGLGHYDIEPVS, from the coding sequence GTGACGCCTGCTATCCCTTCTGGGCTAGATCAGTTGTGCTGGTCGGTGATACAGTTCGACCTAGACGTATGCGCTCCCATTGATCTGGGCAGTATGCCGGCTGCCACGATACGCGGTGCACTGGGCGCTTCACTCCGCCGCCTGGTATGCATCACGCGGCTCTCTGACTGCACGGACTGTCCCTTTCGCTGGCCATGCATCTATGGATATCTGTTTGAAACGCCACCCCCTCCCGGTGGGCAGCAGTTACGCAAGCTTCAGAATGTGCCTCGCCCCTATGTAGTGCGGCGCCCCAAACTCCATGAACGCCAGTTCGTCCCTGGGACGACACTTCAGATCGAGCTTCTATTGATTGGTCGAGCCCGCATGTATCTGCCCTATCTTATGCTGGCCCTGCAGCGGCTGGAGACGCAGGGAATCGGACGCGGGCGCCGCGAGGGCACCGGGCGTTTTCGTCTGGTTTTGGCGCGGGCGCTGCGTCCAGATGGAACGTATGATGTCGTCTATGACCGCACATGCCGACAGGTGCTGGCCGAGGTGCCAGCGTGGCGGCCGGCTGATCTGCTTTCCTCCGGATACCCCGGAGAGGTTATGCGTTTGCGTACCAATACACCGCTCCGCTTAAAGGCAGCAGGACACCTGGTGCGGAAGCTTACGTTCCGTATTCTGCTTCGCTCTATTCTCAGTCGGCTGTCCAGCCTGGCCGCCTTTCATGCAGAGACAACGCTGCAGCTTGACTTTGCCAGTCTGTTGCGGCAGGCCGAAGCGGTCCGCACCCGAGAAGACCGACTGCAATGGTTCGATGGCCTGCAGCGCTACTCCAAGCGACAGCGCACCACGATGCGGCTGGGTGGACTGGTTGGTGAGATCATCTTCGAAGGCATCTCTCCAGAGCTCTGGGCCTGGCTGACGCTGGGCGCTGCGCTGCACGTGGGGCATGGAGCTGTAATGGGGCTAGGGCACTACGATATCGAACCCGTATCATAG